The proteins below are encoded in one region of Rhizobium sp. 9140:
- a CDS encoding SDR family oxidoreductase translates to MDVLILGAGFSGAAIARRLLPAAASVTGTTRSAERQKALADMGLEALIYDGETISAELRAAMQRVTHLVQSIAPGKAGDPLMRPDRPDVASLMPNLRWAAYLSTVGVYGDHKGAWVTEDAPLDPVSDRSKERVQAEQAWLELGQAADIPVAVLRLSGIYGPGRNGFCNLANGTARRLVKPGQVFNRIRVEDIAGSVAFLSESGTGGIFNVTDDEPAPPQDVVLEAARLMGVTPPPEIPFETAELSPMARTFYGENKRVSNAKLRAAGYTFLHPEYRQSLRQMWNDDCWKS, encoded by the coding sequence ATGGACGTTCTCATTCTGGGTGCCGGTTTTTCCGGAGCCGCCATTGCGCGCCGTCTTCTGCCGGCGGCAGCCTCTGTGACCGGCACCACCCGGTCAGCAGAGCGACAGAAGGCGTTGGCCGATATGGGTCTCGAAGCGCTGATCTATGACGGCGAAACGATCTCCGCCGAGCTTCGCGCCGCGATGCAGCGGGTCACGCATCTCGTGCAGTCCATCGCGCCCGGCAAGGCCGGCGATCCGCTGATGCGCCCGGATAGGCCCGATGTCGCCAGCCTCATGCCGAACCTGCGGTGGGCGGCCTATCTCTCGACCGTCGGTGTCTACGGCGACCATAAGGGAGCATGGGTGACCGAGGATGCGCCGCTCGATCCCGTTTCGGACCGATCGAAGGAACGCGTCCAGGCGGAGCAGGCATGGCTGGAGCTTGGGCAGGCGGCGGACATTCCCGTCGCCGTTCTGCGTCTGTCGGGCATTTACGGGCCGGGCCGCAATGGCTTCTGCAATCTTGCCAATGGCACGGCGCGGCGACTGGTCAAGCCGGGACAGGTTTTCAACCGCATCCGCGTCGAGGACATCGCAGGCTCCGTCGCGTTTCTGAGCGAAAGCGGCACGGGCGGCATCTTCAACGTCACCGATGACGAGCCCGCCCCGCCGCAGGATGTCGTGCTGGAAGCCGCGCGCCTGATGGGCGTGACGCCTCCGCCGGAAATCCCTTTCGAGACGGCCGAACTCTCGCCGATGGCGCGCACATTCTATGGCGAGAACAAGCGCGTCTCGAACGCGAAACTGCGCGCTGCCGGATATACCTTCCTTCATCCCGAATATCGCCAGTCTCTTCGTCAGATGTGGAACGACGATTGCTGGAAATCCTGA
- a CDS encoding septal ring lytic transglycosylase RlpA family protein: MGATFTSITPSQAAGAGCGGASWYALSSRTASGERMNASYLTAAHRSLKFGTRVEVTNKRNGKSVVVRINDRGPFIRGRVLDLSKAAASQVGMVSSGHASICYRVVG; this comes from the coding sequence TTGGGGGCAACTTTCACATCCATCACACCATCACAGGCGGCAGGTGCGGGCTGCGGCGGCGCTTCCTGGTATGCCCTCTCGTCCCGGACGGCGTCTGGCGAGAGAATGAACGCCTCCTACCTGACGGCCGCGCATCGCAGCCTGAAATTCGGAACACGGGTCGAAGTCACCAACAAGCGTAACGGCAAGAGTGTCGTCGTGCGCATCAATGACCGCGGGCCGTTCATTCGCGGTCGTGTTCTCGACCTCTCCAAGGCCGCCGCGTCGCAGGTGGGCATGGTAAGTTCCGGTCACGCCAGCATCTGTTATCGCGTGGTCGGTTAA